Genomic DNA from Candidatus Glassbacteria bacterium:
GTTTATCATGCCCAAAAGCTTTGTGGAGAAGGAAGTCGAGAGCGACCGCCACGTCAAGGAATACAAATGGATGGATTCCGATTTCGAGGGCTACCATCCGCCGTTCTACCATTTCTGGCACTGTACTACCTGCAAGTACACGTCCAGCCAGCGCGATTTTCTCAAACCCGGACAGGATCAGCAGAGCAATTTCAGCCTGATCAAGCGCTGTGTCCAGCAGATGAATCCCAACCAGAAGCAGATCGTCCAGTTGCTGGGCAGCAGTATCAACTACGACAACATGACGTTCTGCATGGCGATGAACGCGCACCTGCTGGCGCTTTATATCCAGGAACTGACGCCTACGGTTGATCGCGACGACAACAAGATCGCCAGCTATTACCTTCGCACCGGCTGGCTGATCAGGGAGCAGATGGCCAAGGACGATCCGGACGGGGAATTTAAAAAGTACAAGGAATTCCTGGCCAAGCTGGGCAAACTGTGGGAGAGCGTGCCTCAGTCAGAGGCCGAGTGCATGAATGCGGCGGCCGAGAATTTTCAGAAAGCATACCAGAACCATCCCAGGTACGCGGATATCCTGCACGCCACCGATCTGATGATCCTGATCGCCGAGATCTATCTGCGCGCCGACAATATGAAGCTGGCGATGAAGAGCCTGAACAGCGTGATGCAGACCGGCCAGAAGCACCGGGCGCAGATGGGCGAAACCATGCGCAAGGACAAGGAGGCCGGCCGTCTGACCGCCACGCGGAAGGCCCAGCTCGATGCCCAGGCCAACAAGGTCAACGTGCTGATGGAAAAAGCCGGCGACATGCGCCAGGAGATAATCAAGGTCAAGATCGCCAAGCAGGAGCCCAAAGCCAAGGAGGTGGTTGCCAAGCTGGAAGCGAGGGGTATGGACGCCGAGGATATCCGCGAAAAATTGAAGGAGTTCAATTTCGAACCCCAGTTGATTACCAGGCTGCTGGGAGAACAGAAGCGGAAGAAGTTCCTCGGGCTGTTTTAAGAGCTTGCGTGGATGTGTTCAAGTGAGACCGCAGATCTGACGATATTATCAATGGAAGACTGTGTCCGGCGGCGAGATGAATTTTTTCGCCTTTTATCATCATTATGATTTTCCGGGTAACCGATGAGTGACATGATGAAACTGATCGTGATCGGGGTCGGCGGAGCGGTGGTCTGCTTCCTGCTGATGCTGGGTGTGTTCGCGATGCTTCTTTCGCCCGGAGAACAGTCAGCCGCGGAGCAGCCCGCCGCAGAGGGCCAGGCGGCGATGGCGGGCGGGCAGGCGATGGCCTCGGTTGAGATGACCCGGCAGCAGATGCAGCGGCGGGTGCCCGGCGGCGAGATACTGGCGTACGCCGATGTGCTCGGTGAAACTATCCCGCTCGAATCCTCGGTTGACGGTTATGGCTGGGCCAAGTGGGGCATGACCCTGCAGGAAGTAATGAACCGGCTGGGCAACGAGGGTGTATCCGACACGGTG
This window encodes:
- a CDS encoding DUF2225 domain-containing protein; protein product: MSPGKSPFVKKEIICPVCGSPSENRFIMPKSFVEKEVESDRHVKEYKWMDSDFEGYHPPFYHFWHCTTCKYTSSQRDFLKPGQDQQSNFSLIKRCVQQMNPNQKQIVQLLGSSINYDNMTFCMAMNAHLLALYIQELTPTVDRDDNKIASYYLRTGWLIREQMAKDDPDGEFKKYKEFLAKLGKLWESVPQSEAECMNAAAENFQKAYQNHPRYADILHATDLMILIAEIYLRADNMKLAMKSLNSVMQTGQKHRAQMGETMRKDKEAGRLTATRKAQLDAQANKVNVLMEKAGDMRQEIIKVKIAKQEPKAKEVVAKLEARGMDAEDIREKLKEFNFEPQLITRLLGEQKRKKFLGLF